Proteins found in one Aethina tumida isolate Nest 87 chromosome 1, icAetTumi1.1, whole genome shotgun sequence genomic segment:
- the LOC109609491 gene encoding uncharacterized protein LOC109609491, with translation MDNLPQPKSDNEEEPVGNDEEVAGNEQETEIKETDKEKQAEELENRRVELYLDAFATMLIDSIIREVAISHLNEIPPITFEGGSEQTRHQYVRRLRFREEWSTTLLKPRSFKRQF, from the exons atggaTAATTTACCGCAACCTAAATCTGACAATGAAGAAG AACCTGTTGGCAACGATGAGGAAGTCGCAGGTAACGAACAAGAAACCGAAATCAAAGAAACAGACAAAGAGAAACAAGCTGAAGAGTTGGAGAATCGACGTGTAGAACTGTACTTGGATGCCTTTGCAACCATGTTAATTGATTCGATAATCAGGGAAGTTGCAA TATCTCATTTGAATGAGATTCCTCCCATAACTTTCGAAGGGGGATCAGAGCAAACGCGACATCAGTATGTGCGAAGACTCAGATTTAGGGAAGAATGGTCCACGACTCTGTTAAAACCTCGTTCGTTTAAACGCCAGTTTTAA
- the LOC109609488 gene encoding nuclear inhibitor of protein phosphatase 1 isoform X2: MGECKVPGDHRSIENQIDTELCTGLSMYQISIQMTDVRPRVMANHYEVPNWAGKPPVGLHLDVLKGEKLIQKLMIDEKKCYLFGRNSQMNDFCIDHASCSRVHCALVWHKHLNRAFLVDLGSTHGTFIGTLRLEGYKPTQLPIDSSFHFGASTRNYIIRERPQTGMRPIIDEIEKAGEETEGGLLGLPETETELDNLTEFNTAHNRRISMLGISDDQDKRGNRKRKRQTVSFNEDEEIINPEDIDPSIGRFRNLIHTTVVPASAKRPKFVDNIGLSVTEFKVPKTLHHTTPDLYNDLPPEAHTNPSSSNMNIYSSLSSRLGMILPNPAPDVQMGQSFATPSPFVPQQVQTTDSLEPKKKKYAKEAWPGKKPIQTLLV, translated from the exons ATGGGAGAATGTAAAG TTCCCGGAGACCACCGAAGCATAGAAAACCAAATAGACACAGAGCTGTGCACGGGGTTGTCTATGTACCAAATTTCGATACAAATGACAGATGTTAGACCTAGGGTGATGGCTAACCATTACGAAGTGCCCAACtg GGCTGGCAAGCCGCCCGTCGGTTTGCATTTGGACGTTTTGAAAGGCGAAAAGCTGATACAAAAGTTGATGATTgatgaaaaaaaatgttacttgTTTGGCAGAAATTCTCAGATGAACGATTTCTGTATTGATCATGCATCCTGTTCGAGAGTGCACTGTGCTCTAGTATGGCATAAACATTTGAACCGAGCATTCTTAGTCGACTTAGGAAGCA caCATGGAACATTCATTGGAACATTGCGTTTGGAGGGTTACAAACCCACACAACTTCCAATCGATTCATCATTTCACTTTGGAGCCAGCAcaagaaattacataattagaGAAAGGCCACAAACTGGTATGAGACCTATAattgatgaaattgaaaaagctGGAGAGGAAACTGAGGGTGGATTATTGGGATTACCTGAGACTGAAACTGAATTGGAT AATCTGACAGAGTTTAATACTGCACACAATAGACGAATTTCGATGCTAGGTATATCAGATGATCAAGATAAAAGGGGTAACAGAAAAAGGAAAAGGCAAACAGTGTCATTTAATGAAgatgaagaaattattaacCCAGAAGACATAGATCCAAGTATTGGAAGGTTTAGGAACCTTATACATACTACAGTGGTGCCAGCATCAGCAAAAAGACCAAAGTTTGTGGATAATATTGGATTATCTGTGACAGAATTTAAAGTTCCCAAAACTTTACATCATACAACTCCAGATTTATATAATGATCTGCCACCAGAAGCACACACCAACCCCAGTTCAagtaatatgaatatatacaGCTCACTAAGTTCCAGATTAG GTATGATCCTTCCAAATCCAGCCCCAGATGTACAAATGGGACAAAGCTTTGCCACACCATCACCATTTGTTCCACAACAAGTTCAGACTACCGACTCCCTTGAACCTAAAAAGAAGAAGTATGCAAAGGAAGCCTGGCCTGGCAAGAAACCAATTCAGACGTTGTTAGTATAA
- the LOC109609490 gene encoding (Lyso)-N-acylphosphatidylethanolamine lipase isoform X1 — translation MSRTQVLDRILQRLLPSFSRMSQLYFSFVVFILSWFSPNWLSWNKYSEGMLRALEKAILKYCKIPHRGFYVDIGPVVGPADKIWTISMNTDSSNTPLVLLPGLGAGVAMWCLNLDAFAVTRPVYAIDPLGFGRSSRSPFSTNAMEAEKQMVRSIEEWRKEMKLQKFILLGHSMGGFIATSYAIDYPDHVQHLILADPWGFPERPTNSKDVPLWVRSITYVLQPFNPLAGIRVAGPFGAWFINMVRPDISKKYSAALQDSHLIPQYIYQCNSQQPSGEAAFHTMMSGFGWAKNPMVKRIDKLRPDIPITLTYGSRTWIDHSAAEIIKDKRMDSYFKLQVIQGAGHHIYADKPEQFNNVVREACRYTDTQKPKSRAIMPPESD, via the exons ATGAGCAGAACACAAGTGTTAGATAGAATATTGCAAAGATTATTGCCATCATTCAGTAGAATGTCACAGTTGTATTTTAGCTTCGTCGTGTTTATATTAAG cTGGTTCAGTCCAAATTGGTTGTCATGGAATAAGTACTCGGAGGGAATGTTGAGGGCACTGGAAAAAGCTATTCTAAAAT ACTGTAAAATTCCACACAGAGGGTTTTACGTTGACATAGGACCAGTAGTGGGTCCCGCAGATAAAATATGGACTATATCAATGAACACAGACTCCTCAAACACCCCCTTAGTCCTGCTTCCTGGACTGGGGGCCGGAGTGGCAATGTGGTGCCTAAATTTGGATGCGTTTGCAGTTACCAGACCGGTTTATGCCATTGATCCACTTG GATTTGGACGTTCGTCGCGTTCTCCGTTCAGTACAAACGCAATGGAAGCAGAAAAGCAAATGGTTCGTTCGATAGAGGAGTGGCGCAAAGAAATGAAGCTGCAGAAGTTCATTCTATTGGGCCACAGCATGGGCGGCTTCATCGCCACCTCGTACGCCATCGACTACCCGGACCACGTCCAGCATTTGATCCTCGCCGACCCATGGGGATTCCCCGAACGGCCCACCAACAGCAAGGACGTGCCCCTGTGGGTACGCAGCATAACGTACGTGCTGCAACCGTTCAACCCTCTGGCCGGTATCCGTGTGGCGGGGCCGTTCGGCGCCTGGTTCATTAACATGGTGAGGCCGGACATTTCTAAAAAGTATTCGGCCGCACTTCAGGATTCGCATCTGATACCGCAGTATATTTACCAATGCAATTCGCAGCAACCCAG TGGTGAAGCAGCCTTTCATACAATGATGTCAGGATTTGGATGGGCAAAAAATCCAATGGTAAAGCGGATAGACAAACTGCGCCCCGACATTCCCATAACTCTCACATATGGATCCAGAACGTGGATCGACCATTCTGCCGCTGAAATTATCAAAGATAAACGTATGGATTCCTATTTTAAGTTACAA GTAATTCAAGGAGCAGGTCATCATATTTACGCCGACAAGCCAGAACAGTTCAACAACGTAGTTCGAGAGGCATGCCGGTACACGGATACACAGAAGCCTAAAAGCAGAGCAATAATGCCCCCTGAAAGTGATTAA
- the LOC109609488 gene encoding nuclear inhibitor of protein phosphatase 1 isoform X1 produces MILISAVPGDHRSIENQIDTELCTGLSMYQISIQMTDVRPRVMANHYEVPNWAGKPPVGLHLDVLKGEKLIQKLMIDEKKCYLFGRNSQMNDFCIDHASCSRVHCALVWHKHLNRAFLVDLGSTHGTFIGTLRLEGYKPTQLPIDSSFHFGASTRNYIIRERPQTGMRPIIDEIEKAGEETEGGLLGLPETETELDNLTEFNTAHNRRISMLGISDDQDKRGNRKRKRQTVSFNEDEEIINPEDIDPSIGRFRNLIHTTVVPASAKRPKFVDNIGLSVTEFKVPKTLHHTTPDLYNDLPPEAHTNPSSSNMNIYSSLSSRLGMILPNPAPDVQMGQSFATPSPFVPQQVQTTDSLEPKKKKYAKEAWPGKKPIQTLLV; encoded by the exons atgattttaattagtgcAGTTCCCGGAGACCACCGAAGCATAGAAAACCAAATAGACACAGAGCTGTGCACGGGGTTGTCTATGTACCAAATTTCGATACAAATGACAGATGTTAGACCTAGGGTGATGGCTAACCATTACGAAGTGCCCAACtg GGCTGGCAAGCCGCCCGTCGGTTTGCATTTGGACGTTTTGAAAGGCGAAAAGCTGATACAAAAGTTGATGATTgatgaaaaaaaatgttacttgTTTGGCAGAAATTCTCAGATGAACGATTTCTGTATTGATCATGCATCCTGTTCGAGAGTGCACTGTGCTCTAGTATGGCATAAACATTTGAACCGAGCATTCTTAGTCGACTTAGGAAGCA caCATGGAACATTCATTGGAACATTGCGTTTGGAGGGTTACAAACCCACACAACTTCCAATCGATTCATCATTTCACTTTGGAGCCAGCAcaagaaattacataattagaGAAAGGCCACAAACTGGTATGAGACCTATAattgatgaaattgaaaaagctGGAGAGGAAACTGAGGGTGGATTATTGGGATTACCTGAGACTGAAACTGAATTGGAT AATCTGACAGAGTTTAATACTGCACACAATAGACGAATTTCGATGCTAGGTATATCAGATGATCAAGATAAAAGGGGTAACAGAAAAAGGAAAAGGCAAACAGTGTCATTTAATGAAgatgaagaaattattaacCCAGAAGACATAGATCCAAGTATTGGAAGGTTTAGGAACCTTATACATACTACAGTGGTGCCAGCATCAGCAAAAAGACCAAAGTTTGTGGATAATATTGGATTATCTGTGACAGAATTTAAAGTTCCCAAAACTTTACATCATACAACTCCAGATTTATATAATGATCTGCCACCAGAAGCACACACCAACCCCAGTTCAagtaatatgaatatatacaGCTCACTAAGTTCCAGATTAG GTATGATCCTTCCAAATCCAGCCCCAGATGTACAAATGGGACAAAGCTTTGCCACACCATCACCATTTGTTCCACAACAAGTTCAGACTACCGACTCCCTTGAACCTAAAAAGAAGAAGTATGCAAAGGAAGCCTGGCCTGGCAAGAAACCAATTCAGACGTTGTTAGTATAA
- the LOC109609487 gene encoding (Lyso)-N-acylphosphatidylethanolamine lipase isoform X1, whose amino-acid sequence MFCSAIHQKIVSTGKVKQYIRCLHSFTMSKDNSYKDRYSWIKFSEAKLISIEKRILEVVKTAYKGWFVPVQTVSDEDKIWTVSLNPESKNTPLLLLHGFAAGLGFWCLNFDAFAKDRPVYAIDLLGFGRSSRPTFSSDNTEAEKQLVESIEQWRKSVNLDKFIILGHSFGGYLATSYSIQHPEHVKHLILADPWGFNIKPDNFNPPLWLKTLAFFLYPFTQFNPLATVRAAGPIGPWLIKKTRADISEKYAESLDDKDLITEYIYQCNSQKPTGESAFHSMMKGFGWAKNPMIDRIQDLDKNIPMTILYGEYSWIDKSSGAIIQDKRPTSYVDLKIVPGAGHHINADQPEIFNNLVVETCNLSDAKEDQPKKVEDSKKNAENSDGVNVDLALN is encoded by the exons ATGTTCTGTTCTGCCATTCACCAAAAAATAGTGTCCACAGGAAAAGTTAAACAGTACATAAGGTGCCTTCATTCTTTCACGATGTCGAAGGATAATTCATACAAGGACAGGTACTCCTGGATAAAATTTTCCGAAGCCAAGctaatttcaattgaaaaaagaATACTGGAAG TCGTAAAAACTGCCTACAAGGGATGGTTTGTACCTGTACAAACAGTAAGTGATGaggataaaatatggacagTGTCCTTAAACCCAGAATCAAAAAACACTCCTCTGTTACTATTGCATGGATTTGCTGCTGGTTTAGGATTTTGGTGCCTTAATTTTGATGCCTTTGCCAAGGACAGACCTGTCTATGCCATTGATTTGCTTG GCTTTGGGAGATCTTCAAGGCCAACGTTTAGCAGTGATAACACAGAAGCTGAGAAGCAACTGGTGGAGTCTATAGAACAGTGGAGAAAAAGCGTAAATCtcgacaaatttattattttgggcCACAGCTTCGGCGGCTATTTGGCCACCAGCTATTCAATCCAGCATCCAGAGCATGTAAAGCATCTAATTTTGGCAGACCCGTGGGGCTTCAATATTAAACCAGACAATTTTAACCCACCTTTGTGGCTAAAGACATTGGCGTTCTTCCTGTATCCATTCACGCAGTTCAATCCTTTGGCGACTGTTAGGGCTGCTGGTCCTATAG gtCCTTGGTTGATAAAGAAAACTAGAGCTGACATATCTGAGAAATATGCTGAATCTTTGGATGACAAAGATCTTATTACTGAATATATTTACCAGTGCAACTCCCAGAAACCAAC TGGGGAATCAGCATTCCATAGCATGATGAAAGGTTTTGGTTGGGCCAAAAATCCAATGATTGACAGAATACAGGACTTGGATAAAAACATTCCCATGACAATATTATATGGGGAATATTCTTGGATAGACAAGTCTTCTGGAGCGATCATTCAAGATAAAAGACCCACTTCATACGTCGATTTGAAA ATTGTGCCTGGAGCTGGACATCATATTAATGCTGACCAacctgaaatttttaataacttggtTGTAGAAACTTGCAATTTGTCTGATGCCAAAGAGGATCAACCTAAAAAAGTTGAAGATTCGAAAAAGAATGCTGAAAATAGTGATGGCGTCAATGTTGACTTAGCACTCAACTAA
- the LOC109609490 gene encoding (Lyso)-N-acylphosphatidylethanolamine lipase isoform X2 encodes MKMIEDSNERDLQLVPANSTTSWFSPNWLSWNKYSEGMLRALEKAILKYCKIPHRGFYVDIGPVVGPADKIWTISMNTDSSNTPLVLLPGLGAGVAMWCLNLDAFAVTRPVYAIDPLGFGRSSRSPFSTNAMEAEKQMVRSIEEWRKEMKLQKFILLGHSMGGFIATSYAIDYPDHVQHLILADPWGFPERPTNSKDVPLWVRSITYVLQPFNPLAGIRVAGPFGAWFINMVRPDISKKYSAALQDSHLIPQYIYQCNSQQPSGEAAFHTMMSGFGWAKNPMVKRIDKLRPDIPITLTYGSRTWIDHSAAEIIKDKRMDSYFKLQVIQGAGHHIYADKPEQFNNVVREACRYTDTQKPKSRAIMPPESD; translated from the exons atgaaaatgatcGAGGATTCAAATGAACGGGACTTGCAGTTAGTTCCTGCGAATTCAACTACAag cTGGTTCAGTCCAAATTGGTTGTCATGGAATAAGTACTCGGAGGGAATGTTGAGGGCACTGGAAAAAGCTATTCTAAAAT ACTGTAAAATTCCACACAGAGGGTTTTACGTTGACATAGGACCAGTAGTGGGTCCCGCAGATAAAATATGGACTATATCAATGAACACAGACTCCTCAAACACCCCCTTAGTCCTGCTTCCTGGACTGGGGGCCGGAGTGGCAATGTGGTGCCTAAATTTGGATGCGTTTGCAGTTACCAGACCGGTTTATGCCATTGATCCACTTG GATTTGGACGTTCGTCGCGTTCTCCGTTCAGTACAAACGCAATGGAAGCAGAAAAGCAAATGGTTCGTTCGATAGAGGAGTGGCGCAAAGAAATGAAGCTGCAGAAGTTCATTCTATTGGGCCACAGCATGGGCGGCTTCATCGCCACCTCGTACGCCATCGACTACCCGGACCACGTCCAGCATTTGATCCTCGCCGACCCATGGGGATTCCCCGAACGGCCCACCAACAGCAAGGACGTGCCCCTGTGGGTACGCAGCATAACGTACGTGCTGCAACCGTTCAACCCTCTGGCCGGTATCCGTGTGGCGGGGCCGTTCGGCGCCTGGTTCATTAACATGGTGAGGCCGGACATTTCTAAAAAGTATTCGGCCGCACTTCAGGATTCGCATCTGATACCGCAGTATATTTACCAATGCAATTCGCAGCAACCCAG TGGTGAAGCAGCCTTTCATACAATGATGTCAGGATTTGGATGGGCAAAAAATCCAATGGTAAAGCGGATAGACAAACTGCGCCCCGACATTCCCATAACTCTCACATATGGATCCAGAACGTGGATCGACCATTCTGCCGCTGAAATTATCAAAGATAAACGTATGGATTCCTATTTTAAGTTACAA GTAATTCAAGGAGCAGGTCATCATATTTACGCCGACAAGCCAGAACAGTTCAACAACGTAGTTCGAGAGGCATGCCGGTACACGGATACACAGAAGCCTAAAAGCAGAGCAATAATGCCCCCTGAAAGTGATTAA
- the LOC109609497 gene encoding acetylcholine receptor subunit alpha produces MQALQVLLCVFLISVTEGKFYKTNITNNELETCKVYYSRSGSIYKDFFEIKNIPTSNNTLMFDFHFSVLTSSDAHLLLAPSASVTTSDPVYEIVIGAGGNTFCDIRRQQKAEVKESVRIKNLLSAVDVRTFWLHITLDGVIEVGEEGHELPFISWTDPDPLPLKVFSFSTWSGIEAKWYFDCKRDEDNIEHFKKLQRKMTHLERLRADLLRQYNPYVRPVVDHNDFTEVNMSLSTHSVILNQKKGIMEVKGECKMKWRDEKMVWNSSEYGGITNLHIFRREIWQPDLILYNSVGDNGNILEDTMLIARDDGVVEWNASMTLTSWCDAHDTTMWPRDFHKCNLVLGFEMEFDKTTMRFNENDSTVGGYMSASEWIVSEVEVLTNTGWTEGTLDPAYLNIALILKRASTSYTTIFFTPYIIVAISLLLTFWVSPFGPTKISLACLELLICTLMLMALSVTIPSHSKSVPYLVSLYSYSLVGALISIVISVIVINLSRNESNTSLPHIITKILTSPPMKMSLCLCVPTKKGKEEYDKLSENSFKKSEDNQQEMWILLGVTIDRIAFFVYLGLVIYSIVLIL; encoded by the exons ATGCAAGCACTTCAAGTACTTCTTTGTGTATTTCTTATAAGTGTAACTGAAgggaaattttacaaaacaaatataacaaacaaTG aacTGGAAACTTGTAAAGTATACTACTCACGCTCGGGCAGTATCTACAAAgacttttttgaaataaaaaacatccCAACAAGCAATAATACATTGATGTTCGATTTCCACTTCTCAGTATTAACCTCGAGTGACGCTCACTTATTGCTGGCACCATCGGCCAGTGTAACAACGTCTGATCCGGTCTACGAGATTGTTATTGGAGCAGGTGGAAACACTTTTTGCGACATTCGGAGGCAACAAAAGGCGGAGGTTAAAGAATCTGTTAGAATAAAAAACCTTTTATCGGCTGTGGATGTCAGAACTTTCTGGTTGCATATTACCCTAG atGGTGTTATCGAGGTCGGAGAGGAGGGACATGAATTACCGTTTATTTCCTGGACAGATCCAGATCCATTGCCACTAAAAGTTTTTAGCTTCAGCACTTGGAGTGGCATTGAAGCCAAATGGTATTTTGACTGCAAAAGAGACGAGGACAACATAGAGCATTTTAAA AAATTGCAGAGAAAAATGACACATTTAGAACGATTAAGAGCTGACCTGTTGCGTCAATATAATCCATACGTAAGGCCTGTTGTTGATCACAATGACTTCACCGAAGTTAATATGTCACTCAGCACACACTCCGTTATTTTG aatcaaAAGAAGGGTATTATGGAAGTTAAAGGTGAATGCAAAATG aaatGGAGAGACGAGAAAATGGTTTGGAATTCCAGCGAATACGGTGGAATAACAAATTTGCACATATTCAGACGTGAAATATGGCAACCAGACTTAATTCTATACAA TTCTGTCGGAGATAATGGAAACATTCTAGAGGACACGATGTTAATTGCAAGAGACGATGGTGTGGTTGAATGGAATGCATCTATGACTTTAACATCTTGGTGTGATGCTCACGACACAACTATGTGGCCTCGAGATTTTCATAAGTGCAATTTGGTATTGGGCTTCGAAATGGAATTTGATAAAACCACCATGAGATTTAACGAAAACGACAGCACAGTA ggtGGATATATGTCTGCATCTGAATGGATTGTTTCGGAAGTGGAAGTTTTAACAAACACCGGATGGACAGAAGGCACATTGGATCCGGCATATTTAAACAttgctttaatattaaaacgagCTTCTACTTCTTACACCACCATCTTTTTTACTCCATATATAA TTGTAGCAATTTCCCTTTTACTTACATTTTGGGTGTCTCCATTTGGACCAACAAAGATTTCACTGGCTTGTTTGGAGCTTTTGATATGCACATTAATGTTAATGGCATTATCTGTTACAATTCCCAGTCACTCTAAAAGTGTTCCTTACTTAG TGAGCTTATACAGTTATAGTTTGGTAGGTGCTCTAATTTCAATAGTAATATCAGTTATAGTAATAAACCTCTCGAGGAATGAATCGAACACGTCGTTACcacatattattacaaaaatattaacttcacCACCTATGAAAATGAGTTTGTGTTTGTGCGTTCCTAcgaaaaag ggGAAGGAAGAATACGACAAACTGAgtgaaaattcttttaaaaaatcagaagATAACCAACAAGAGATGTGGATACTTTTAGGAGTCACTATTGATAGAATTGCATTTTTTGTGTACCTTGGACTAGTAATATACTCTATTGTACTGATTCTGTAA
- the LOC109609487 gene encoding (Lyso)-N-acylphosphatidylethanolamine lipase isoform X2, protein MSKDNSYKDRYSWIKFSEAKLISIEKRILEVVKTAYKGWFVPVQTVSDEDKIWTVSLNPESKNTPLLLLHGFAAGLGFWCLNFDAFAKDRPVYAIDLLGFGRSSRPTFSSDNTEAEKQLVESIEQWRKSVNLDKFIILGHSFGGYLATSYSIQHPEHVKHLILADPWGFNIKPDNFNPPLWLKTLAFFLYPFTQFNPLATVRAAGPIGPWLIKKTRADISEKYAESLDDKDLITEYIYQCNSQKPTGESAFHSMMKGFGWAKNPMIDRIQDLDKNIPMTILYGEYSWIDKSSGAIIQDKRPTSYVDLKIVPGAGHHINADQPEIFNNLVVETCNLSDAKEDQPKKVEDSKKNAENSDGVNVDLALN, encoded by the exons ATGTCGAAGGATAATTCATACAAGGACAGGTACTCCTGGATAAAATTTTCCGAAGCCAAGctaatttcaattgaaaaaagaATACTGGAAG TCGTAAAAACTGCCTACAAGGGATGGTTTGTACCTGTACAAACAGTAAGTGATGaggataaaatatggacagTGTCCTTAAACCCAGAATCAAAAAACACTCCTCTGTTACTATTGCATGGATTTGCTGCTGGTTTAGGATTTTGGTGCCTTAATTTTGATGCCTTTGCCAAGGACAGACCTGTCTATGCCATTGATTTGCTTG GCTTTGGGAGATCTTCAAGGCCAACGTTTAGCAGTGATAACACAGAAGCTGAGAAGCAACTGGTGGAGTCTATAGAACAGTGGAGAAAAAGCGTAAATCtcgacaaatttattattttgggcCACAGCTTCGGCGGCTATTTGGCCACCAGCTATTCAATCCAGCATCCAGAGCATGTAAAGCATCTAATTTTGGCAGACCCGTGGGGCTTCAATATTAAACCAGACAATTTTAACCCACCTTTGTGGCTAAAGACATTGGCGTTCTTCCTGTATCCATTCACGCAGTTCAATCCTTTGGCGACTGTTAGGGCTGCTGGTCCTATAG gtCCTTGGTTGATAAAGAAAACTAGAGCTGACATATCTGAGAAATATGCTGAATCTTTGGATGACAAAGATCTTATTACTGAATATATTTACCAGTGCAACTCCCAGAAACCAAC TGGGGAATCAGCATTCCATAGCATGATGAAAGGTTTTGGTTGGGCCAAAAATCCAATGATTGACAGAATACAGGACTTGGATAAAAACATTCCCATGACAATATTATATGGGGAATATTCTTGGATAGACAAGTCTTCTGGAGCGATCATTCAAGATAAAAGACCCACTTCATACGTCGATTTGAAA ATTGTGCCTGGAGCTGGACATCATATTAATGCTGACCAacctgaaatttttaataacttggtTGTAGAAACTTGCAATTTGTCTGATGCCAAAGAGGATCAACCTAAAAAAGTTGAAGATTCGAAAAAGAATGCTGAAAATAGTGATGGCGTCAATGTTGACTTAGCACTCAACTAA